A window of the Dioscorea cayenensis subsp. rotundata cultivar TDr96_F1 chromosome 14, TDr96_F1_v2_PseudoChromosome.rev07_lg8_w22 25.fasta, whole genome shotgun sequence genome harbors these coding sequences:
- the LOC120275722 gene encoding probable alkaline/neutral invertase D, translating to MESGLKKVGSYCAIAEADDFDLSKLLDKPKLNIERQRSFDERSLSELSVNIRAVDSFENMYSPGGMRSGFDTPASSARNSFEPHPMVAEAWDALRKSLVYFRGQPVGTIAAVDHASEEVLNYDQVFVRDFVPSALAFLMNGEPEIVKNFLLKTLYLQGWEKRIDRFKLGEGAMPASFKVLHDPVRKMDTLIADFGESAIGRVAPVDSGFWWIILLRAYTKSTGDLSLAETPECQKGMRLILALCLSEGFDTFPTLLCADGCSMIDRRMGIYGYPIEIQALFFMSLRCALALLKHDAEGKEFIERIVKRLHALSYHMRSYFWLDFQQLNDIYRYKTEEYSHTAVNKFNVIPDSIPDWVFDFMPTRGGYFIGNVSPARMDFRWFALGNCVAILSSLATPEQSVAIMDLIEERWEELVGEMPIKISYPAIESHEWRIVTGCDPKNTRWSYHNGGSWPVLLWLLTAACIKTGRPQIARRAIELAESRLLKDSWPEYYDGKLGRYIGKQARKFQTWSIAGYLVAKMMLEDPSHLGMVALEEDKAMKPVLKRSSSWTC from the exons ATGGAGTCTGGCCTCAAGAAGGTGGGGTCATACTGTGCAATTGCAGAGGCTGATGACTTTGATTTGTCGAAACTCCTGGACAAACCAAAGTTGAACATTGAGCGACAAAGGTCATTTGATGAGAGGTCTCTTAGTGAACTTTCTGTCAACATAAGGGCTGTTGATAGTTTTGAGAATATGTATTCCCCCGGAGGTATGCGGTCAGGGTTTGACACACCAGCCTCATCTGCCCGTAACTCGTTTGAGCCACATCCAATGGTGGCAGAGGCTTGGGATGCATTAAGGAAGTCTCTGGTCTACTTCCGTGGCCAGCCCGTTGGGACCATTGCTGCCGTAGATCATGCCTCTGAAGAAGTCTTGAATTATGATCAG GTGTTTGTTCGTGACTTTGTTCCAAGTGCTTTGGCTTTCCTAATGAATGGTGAACCTGAGATTGTCAAAAACTTTCTCCTCAAAACTCTCTATCTTCAAGGGTGGGAGAAGAGGATTGATCGTTTCAAGCTTGGAGAAGGTGCTATGCCTGCAAGCTTCAAAGTACTTCATGATCCTGTGAGGAAAATGGATACACTAATTGCAGATTTTGGTGAGAGTGCCATCGGAAGAGTTGCCCCTGTTGACTCTGGATTCTGGTGGATTATTCTTCTCCGCGCCTACACAAAGTCAACTGGAGATTTATCTCTTGCTGAAACGCCTGAATGTCAAAAAGGAATGCGGCTTATATTAGCTTTGTGTTTGTCAGAGGGTTTTGATACGTTTCCTACATTGCTCTGTGCTGATGGCTGCTCAATGATTGATCGAAGAATG GGAATTTATGGTTATCCAATTGAGATCCAAGCCCTTTTCTTTATGTCTTTGAGGTGTGCTTTGGCATTGCTTAAACATGATGCAGAAGGAAAGGAGTTCATAGAGAGAATAGTAAAACGTTTGCACGCTTTAAGTTATCACATGAGGAGTTATTTCTGGCTTGACTTTCAGCAGCTCAATGATATATACCGCTATAAGACAGAGGAGTACTCACACACAGCTGTTAACAAATTTAATGTCATCCCTGACTCGATACCAGATTGGGTTTTTGACTTTATGCCAACCCGTGGGGGTTATTTTATTGGAAATGTTAGTCCTGCAAGGATGGATTTCAGATGGTTTGCTCTAGGTAACTGTGTTGCTATTTTATCATCTCTTGCAACCCCAGAGCAATCAGTGGCCATAATGGATCTTATTGAAGAACGTTGGGAAGAGCTCGTTGGAGAAATGCCAATCAAGATTAGTTATCCAGCCATTGAGAGCCATGAATGGAGAATAGTGACTGGCTGTGACCCCAAAAATACCAGATGGAGTTATCACAATGGAGGATCCTGGCCAG TGCTTCTTTGGCTGCTCACCGCGGCCTGCATCAAGACAGGTCGTCCACAGATCGCAAGACGAGCAATTGAGCTCGCTGAAAGCCGATTGTTAAAGGACAGCTGGCCAGAGTATTATGACGGAAAGCTCGGAAGATACATCGGCAAACAAGCCAGGAAATTCCAGACATGGTCTATTGCAGGTTATCTAGTGGCAAAGATGATGCTCGAAGATCCTTCGCATTTGGGTATGGTCGCACTGGAGGAGGATAAAGCGATGAAGCCCGTGCTAAAAAGATCGTCCTCATGGACTTGCTGA
- the LOC120276034 gene encoding uncharacterized protein LOC120276034, giving the protein MDSHAIRAYKCAKYIHEVNDSAIKEHLCKALVLTLPSFENPFKVECNVSGIGTRVVLMQEKKPAAFYSEKLNDARQKWSRYGQKFYSFEVRGAVKQRLDEANACYKITVDKYRRPKEFIEGDMVMVHPRKERFPAGTYGKL; this is encoded by the exons ATGGATAGTCATGCTATTCGAGCTTACAAATGTGCCAAGTATATTCATGAGGTTAATGACTCAG CTATCAAAGAGCATCTGTGCAAGGCTCTGGTGTTGACATTACCTAGCTTTGAGAACCCATTTAAAGTTGAGTGCAATGTTAGCGGCATCGGGACTAGAGTTGTTCTGATGCAAGAGAAGAAACCAGCAGCATTCTACAGTGAGAAACTCAACGATGCTCGGCAAAAATGGTCAAGATATGGCCAAAAATTCTACTCATTT GAAGTTAGGGGTGCGGTGAAGCAAAGGTTGGACGAGGCCAACGCTTGCTACAAGATTACAGTTGATAAATACAGGCGACCCAAGGAGTTTATTGAAGGAGACATGGTGATGGTGCATCCCAGAAAGGAAAGGTTTCCTGCTGGAACCTATGGCAAGTTGTAG
- the LOC120275915 gene encoding DNA repair protein XRCC2 homolog: MTSDPRAWISGDESAAAMLSRLQASRPALLVPPLHRVPLRTGNVVEIAGPSHSGKSQVLLEAVMHCILPKEWKGIHFGGLEKIVVYFDLDCRFDVLRLSNALRIRIMDSYGLAWNALLEFKEGSHKDDSKDADICPFDDELFLACMRRFLYIRCYSTLEFLAALKTMHHQMLKEYEALGVKSHILIIDSIGAHHWIDRSCQPSTLGDNRRKGLSLQCLTEAVVHEIRNLLRTHPMLVLATKATIFGVGTSSNDRQRTVGKHLLQDTIGSMTSTKETQQHQYREYMPSIWQSFVTHRICLRASDRTATDIGDKASPIYTSEWVLPQLNHLDKFVIRDDGIFMLP, from the exons ATGACCAGCGATCCCCGAGCTTGGATCTCCGGCGACGAGAGTGCGGCGGCGATGCTTTCCCGCCTTCAGGCCTCACGCCCGGCGCTCCTCGTCCCTCCTCTCCATCGTGTCCCGCTCCGCACTGGCAATGTTGTGGAGATCGCCGGACCTTCCCATTCCGGCAAATCCCAGGTCCTTTTAGAG GCGGTCATGCATTGTATACTGCCCAAGGAGTGGAAGGGGATCCATTTTGGGGGGCTTGAGAAGATTGTTGTGTATTTCGATCTTGATTGTCGGTTTGATGTGCTCAGGCTTTCAAATGCTCTGAGGATTCGGATAATGGACTCCTATG GATTAGCATGGAATGCCCTTTTGGAATTCAAAGAGGGGTCACATAAGGATGATTCCAAAGATGCTGACATTTGTCCCTTTGATGATGAATTATTTTTGGCTTGCATGAGGCGCTTCTTGTATATCCGTTGTTACAGTACCTTGGAATTTTTGGCAGCTCTCAAG ACAATGCATCATCAAATGCTTAAGGAATATGAAGCCCTTGGTGTTAAGAGTCATATCCTTATCATAGATAG CATTGGTGCTCATCATTGGATAGATCGGAGTTGTCAACCCTCTACATTAGGTGACAATAGAAG GAAAGGTCTATCCCTTCAATGTTTGACAGAAGCAGTTGTTCATGAAATCCGCAATTTGTTGCGAACTCACCCAATGTTAGTGTTAGCTACAAAGGCCACAATTTTTGGAGTTGGAACCTCATCAAATGACAGACAAAG GACTGTTGGGAAGCATTTGTTGCAAGATACGATTGGATCAATGACTTCAACAAAGGAAACTCAACAGCATCAGTATCGTGAGTATATGCCTTCAATATGGCAG TCATTTGTTACACACAGGATATGTTTACGAGCTTCAG ATAGAACTGCCACTGATATTGGAGACAAAGCTTCTCCCATTTATACATCCGAGTGGGTCCTTCCACAACTAAATCATCTGGACAAATTTGTTATCAGAGAT GATGGTATATTTATGCTTCCTTGA
- the LOC120275185 gene encoding uncharacterized protein LOC120275185, whose product MGKRKIPTLLDLCIQTAIDNLRYIGDVGELELYLLKDILPHCTIDQLMHIEDSTEGRDLSPVTDRLWKRFYVQQFGEDNANLVIKRMKQRDLVFKWRQLFEAKTKEREEAQQKLSEKLKQRYAEEQAKKQSRQIKICAKVPPSSSKRGFFGGGGSGYDVSNVKSNLMKKAKLEYLNSHEAKVHAIIRKNALQTKSMPPPSIPRSSKPGSFLGKGPATSSKPPKPMGRG is encoded by the exons ATGGGGAAGAGAAAAATCCCTACTTTGTTGGATCTATGTATTCAGACGGCGATCGATAACCTTAGATACATTGGGGATGTTGGAGAACTGGAATTGTACTTGTTGAAGGATATTTTGCCGCATTGCACCATTGATCAGTTGATGCACATTGAGGACTCTACTGAA GGAAGGGACCTTAGTCCAGTGACAGATCGTTTGTGGAAGAGGTTTTATGTGCAGCAATTTGGAGAAGATAATGCAAATCTTGTTATCAAGAGGATGAAGCAAAGGGATCTTGTGTTCAAGTGGAGACAACTCTTTGAG GCAAAGACGAAGGAGAGGGAAGAAGCTCAACAGAAATTGAGTGAGAAACTCAAGCAACGATATGCGGAAGAGCAAGCTA AGAAGCAAAGCCGGCAAATAAAAATTTGTGCTAAAGTTCCACCTTCAAGCTCTAAAAGAGGCTTTTTTGGAG GTGGTGGATCTGGCTATGATGTTTCCAATGTGAAGAGTAACCTGATGAAGAAGGCGAAATTGGAGTATCTTAACAG TCATGAGGCAAAAGTACATGCAATTATTCGTAAAAATGCATTACAAACTAAAAGCATGCCTCCTCCAAG TATTCCTCGGTCATCAAAGCCGGGAAGTTTTCTTGGAAAGGGTCCGGCAACGAGTTCCAAACCACCGAAGCCGATGGGAAGGGGATGA